In Fimbriimonadia bacterium, a genomic segment contains:
- a CDS encoding deoxyribonuclease IV, translating to MKRLIGAHMPTAKGMAQALHDGKAIGCDCVQVFTTTPMQWRGKSISEEDAAAFRAAVPEAGLGAVASHAIYLLNLASPDPELLEKSRTAYLQELERCRLLGIPQAVVHVGKHMDSGEDVGVQTLSESIRAVLAESPKEVAIAMETDAGQGTCIGHHFEQLASVLDANKGHKRLTICLDTCHIFVAGYDIRTAEAFSKVLDDFDRVIGLDRLTCLHANDAKKPLGSRVDRHAHIGDGEIGMEAFRFLVNEPRLAHVPIYIETPEMETMHEENVRRLKSLLA from the coding sequence GTGAAAAGACTCATCGGCGCGCACATGCCGACGGCCAAAGGAATGGCGCAAGCCCTCCACGACGGCAAGGCCATCGGCTGCGATTGTGTACAAGTTTTCACCACTACACCTATGCAATGGCGGGGGAAAAGCATCTCGGAGGAGGACGCTGCAGCATTTCGCGCTGCGGTTCCAGAAGCCGGGCTCGGAGCCGTCGCTTCCCATGCCATCTACCTACTCAATCTCGCCTCGCCCGACCCCGAATTGCTGGAGAAGTCCCGTACGGCCTACCTGCAAGAGCTGGAACGGTGCCGGCTGCTCGGCATCCCGCAGGCCGTCGTCCATGTGGGTAAGCACATGGATTCGGGCGAGGACGTCGGTGTGCAAACACTGTCGGAAAGCATCCGCGCCGTCCTGGCGGAGTCGCCGAAGGAGGTGGCGATCGCGATGGAGACGGATGCTGGGCAGGGGACCTGCATCGGCCACCACTTCGAGCAACTCGCAAGCGTGCTCGATGCAAACAAGGGACACAAGAGGCTTACCATCTGCTTGGACACCTGCCATATCTTCGTCGCTGGCTACGACATAAGGACTGCCGAAGCATTCTCGAAAGTACTGGACGATTTCGACCGCGTGATCGGCCTGGATCGCCTCACCTGCTTGCATGCGAACGATGCCAAGAAGCCGCTCGGCTCGCGAGTGGACCGCCACGCACACATCGGTGACGGCGAGATTGGCATGGAAGCCTTCCGGTTCCTGGTGAACGAACCGCGACTGGCCCATGTGCCCATTTACATCGAGACGCCCGAGATGGAGACCATGCACGAGGAAAACGTGCGGCGCCTGAAGTCCCTGCTGGCCTGA
- a CDS encoding pre-peptidase C-terminal domain-containing protein, with amino-acid sequence MIARLLLSCAGLMALATAFPADFAEREPNNSFPSGPPIGTLQSGDRVVGTISPALDVDYLLFYTAGTDQPGWYRFVFRTEGIPSGGDSLLTLYDGVTDEFTLCFNDDFVSGVDLTSRCGFDMYWDGTDILWCLLIEGFDTGDVWPYAIRVTYEPIDVIQGPTITPGQVVFDTSGDGTIADTVLSLFDSQGNFIAYDDDSGSGFRAKLTRSLAAGTYYVAVSTFESWVPQQGHLRSGLGLGTGDEGTYTLTIKGIPFSGSIARGTAAWYKVEVQSATKQVAGRVLMDHFIGDPRMWPVTFELREPGTTNVLETHVVPLDIDGFYSFTTERSGLVDVAAKSAQWLRVIQPLDLRGTTTGFDWLLPGGDANGDNFVDLLDLNMALINFTKEGPYTPGDVDGNSQVDLQDLNLILLRWNTRGAD; translated from the coding sequence ATGATCGCTCGCTTACTGCTATCGTGTGCCGGCCTGATGGCCCTCGCGACTGCCTTTCCTGCCGACTTCGCCGAGCGGGAGCCGAACAACAGCTTTCCGTCGGGGCCTCCCATCGGCACGCTCCAATCAGGCGATCGAGTCGTCGGCACGATCTCGCCCGCGCTCGACGTGGATTACCTTCTCTTCTACACGGCAGGCACGGACCAGCCTGGCTGGTACCGTTTCGTCTTCCGCACGGAGGGAATTCCTTCGGGCGGGGACTCATTGCTAACACTCTACGACGGTGTGACCGACGAGTTCACCCTCTGTTTCAACGACGACTTCGTCAGCGGAGTGGACCTCACTAGCCGGTGCGGCTTCGACATGTATTGGGATGGTACAGACATCCTTTGGTGCTTGCTAATCGAAGGATTCGACACGGGCGACGTGTGGCCATATGCCATACGTGTCACCTACGAGCCGATCGATGTGATACAAGGTCCGACGATCACCCCAGGGCAAGTGGTCTTCGACACATCGGGCGATGGGACGATCGCGGATACCGTGCTATCCCTATTCGATTCGCAGGGTAACTTCATCGCCTACGACGACGACTCGGGCTCCGGCTTCCGGGCGAAGCTAACGCGGTCGCTGGCGGCGGGCACCTACTACGTAGCAGTCTCCACGTTCGAGAGCTGGGTTCCTCAGCAGGGTCACCTGCGCTCTGGCCTCGGGCTCGGCACTGGCGACGAGGGTACCTACACACTGACCATCAAAGGCATTCCGTTCTCCGGCAGCATCGCGCGGGGCACCGCGGCGTGGTATAAGGTCGAGGTCCAGAGCGCCACCAAACAGGTAGCAGGTCGGGTGCTGATGGATCACTTTATAGGCGACCCGCGAATGTGGCCCGTCACCTTCGAGCTGCGAGAGCCGGGTACTACGAACGTGCTAGAAACACACGTAGTACCTCTGGATATTGATGGCTTCTACTCATTCACCACGGAGCGGAGCGGGCTGGTAGACGTTGCTGCCAAGTCTGCCCAGTGGCTGCGTGTCATTCAACCACTCGACCTGCGAGGTACTACCACCGGCTTCGACTGGCTGCTGCCCGGCGGCGATGCGAACGGTGACAACTTCGTAGACCTGCTGGACCTCAACATGGCGCTCATCAACTTCACGAAGGAAGGGCCCTACACACCCGGAGACGTGGACGGCAACTCCCAGGTGGACTTGCAAGACCTCAATCTCATCCTACTCCGCTGGAACACCCGCGGGGCCGATTAG
- a CDS encoding thymidine kinase, which yields MFAGKSEELIRLIRRSLYAKKKVQVFKHAYDTRYSETEIATHEGVKLNAIAVRSSADLEKLLIPDTEVVAIEEAQFFDMLLPDLCNRLADKGKTVLVAGLDQDFRREPFGPMPKLLALADEVVKLRAICVRCGNTASHTQRLVDGRPASYHDPIVLIGASERYEARCRHCHELPDAPKPRRRTYSRSSGNQTFVHEERGLFDDSNRT from the coding sequence ATGTTTGCGGGCAAATCGGAGGAGTTGATACGTCTCATCCGCCGATCGCTGTACGCGAAAAAGAAGGTACAGGTGTTCAAGCACGCCTATGACACGCGGTACTCCGAGACGGAGATTGCCACCCACGAAGGGGTTAAGCTGAACGCAATAGCCGTCCGCAGCTCCGCCGATCTCGAGAAGCTACTGATACCCGACACCGAAGTGGTAGCAATAGAAGAGGCACAGTTCTTCGACATGCTCTTGCCAGACCTGTGCAACAGGCTTGCAGACAAGGGCAAGACGGTGTTAGTGGCAGGACTGGATCAGGATTTTCGGCGAGAACCTTTCGGCCCGATGCCGAAGCTGCTTGCCCTAGCCGACGAAGTGGTCAAGCTGCGCGCCATCTGTGTGCGGTGCGGTAACACTGCAAGCCACACTCAGCGGCTGGTAGACGGGCGACCTGCATCCTACCACGACCCCATCGTGCTCATAGGCGCGAGCGAGCGATACGAGGCTCGCTGCAGACACTGCCATGAACTACCCGATGCGCCCAAGCCGCGCAGGCGCACCTACTCGCGTTCCTCGGGCAACCAGACCTTCGTGCACGAGGAGCGAGGGCTATTCGATGACAGCAATCGAACCTAG
- a CDS encoding GNAT family N-acetyltransferase — protein sequence MLDELADGEIRIRRHREGDVDALFEAARESIAEVGRWLPWCHPDYRREETAEWIAGRIEAWDRGDAYEFVIEDAETGRVLGGVGINSINRGLRSANLGYWVRTTAAGRGVATAAARLAARFALEVMGLVRVYILADVENLPSQRVAEKAGAVREGVLRNALVLRGEPRDAVGYSLIPGDL from the coding sequence ATGCTCGATGAGCTCGCCGACGGCGAAATACGCATTCGCAGGCATCGGGAAGGCGATGTGGATGCCTTATTCGAGGCTGCGCGAGAGTCCATAGCCGAAGTCGGGCGCTGGTTGCCTTGGTGTCACCCCGACTACCGTCGGGAGGAGACCGCAGAGTGGATTGCGGGCCGCATCGAGGCGTGGGACCGCGGCGACGCCTACGAGTTCGTCATTGAGGACGCGGAGACGGGGCGCGTGCTGGGTGGAGTGGGCATCAACAGTATCAACCGCGGCCTTCGGTCGGCCAACCTGGGCTACTGGGTGCGGACCACGGCGGCCGGTCGCGGGGTGGCCACTGCGGCCGCACGGCTGGCGGCGCGATTCGCTCTGGAGGTGATGGGCCTGGTCCGCGTGTACATCCTGGCGGACGTCGAGAACCTGCCCAGTCAGCGGGTCGCGGAGAAGGCGGGCGCCGTACGCGAAGGTGTGTTGCGCAATGCACTCGTCCTACGCGGCGAGCCGAGGGACGCAGTGGGCTACTCCCTGATACCAGGTGACCTGTGA
- a CDS encoding L-serine ammonia-lyase, iron-sulfur-dependent, subunit alpha produces the protein MNAVSILNEVLGPIMFGPSSSHTAGSYHIGRLARDLLGEPLRTARIAFDPAGSYAQLYREQGSDRAFVAGLLGWDITDDRFHSALAEAERSGVSVEFVVEPLAEADHPNTVELSLTGVRGTTLHVVARSIGGGAIEIVRLNGMPILLRGDANACILLPKAGTVQNVIEMLRAQGVEHVASSEPLLIAAMEGREQPKIPDEVLEDVWTVRAIFYPRLGSPPWRSSAELLARGGERLGESGLFYECAVLGLDEQRVLAEVLRRYDVMRESVHTGLCDEDLSMQLLRPVAGAMMKHEHAGALPVGGLHARAAARAMAVMHVNGAMGRLCAAPTAGSAGVLPGVLVTLEEECGVDRERIALGLLAAGAVGVVIAERATFAAEVAGCQVEIGASGAMAAAAVVDIFGGSARQACDAAAISLQNTMGMVCDLVQGIVEIPCHTRNAVAASSAFVCADLVMAGYQNPVSLDETVDAVYAVGKMLPPELRCTSKGGLAVTPSAKNLRRLRVL, from the coding sequence ATGAACGCAGTAAGCATCCTGAACGAAGTACTCGGACCTATCATGTTCGGCCCGTCGAGCTCGCACACGGCGGGCAGCTACCACATCGGCCGGCTGGCCCGCGACCTGCTAGGCGAGCCTCTTCGAACCGCACGAATCGCGTTCGATCCGGCCGGCTCTTACGCACAGCTGTATCGCGAACAGGGGAGCGACCGCGCGTTCGTGGCGGGACTGCTGGGGTGGGATATCACCGACGACCGGTTTCACTCTGCTCTGGCAGAAGCCGAGCGCTCGGGAGTCTCCGTGGAATTCGTGGTCGAGCCGTTGGCGGAGGCGGACCACCCGAATACGGTGGAATTGTCGCTAACTGGTGTTCGTGGCACGACGCTCCACGTGGTAGCTCGTTCCATAGGTGGTGGCGCAATCGAGATCGTACGACTGAACGGGATGCCGATACTACTGCGTGGCGATGCGAACGCCTGCATACTACTGCCAAAGGCAGGTACCGTGCAGAACGTAATCGAGATGCTGCGGGCGCAGGGAGTCGAGCATGTAGCATCCAGCGAGCCGCTCCTGATAGCGGCGATGGAGGGAAGGGAGCAACCTAAGATTCCGGATGAGGTCCTCGAGGATGTGTGGACCGTACGAGCCATCTTCTACCCTCGCCTCGGTTCGCCGCCGTGGCGGTCGTCAGCCGAGCTGCTAGCGCGTGGAGGCGAAAGGCTGGGCGAATCGGGCCTGTTCTACGAATGCGCGGTGCTGGGCCTGGACGAGCAACGCGTGCTGGCGGAAGTGTTGCGCCGCTACGATGTCATGCGCGAGTCGGTACACACGGGTCTGTGCGATGAAGACCTAAGCATGCAACTCCTTCGCCCCGTGGCTGGGGCGATGATGAAGCACGAGCACGCCGGAGCGCTGCCGGTAGGCGGCCTGCACGCGCGCGCGGCTGCCAGGGCGATGGCGGTGATGCATGTCAACGGTGCCATGGGGCGACTCTGTGCTGCTCCCACCGCAGGCTCGGCAGGGGTTCTTCCCGGCGTGTTAGTGACGCTCGAAGAGGAGTGTGGCGTGGATCGGGAACGTATCGCACTCGGACTGCTTGCTGCAGGAGCGGTCGGAGTGGTGATCGCGGAACGTGCCACTTTCGCCGCAGAGGTGGCCGGTTGTCAGGTCGAGATCGGTGCTTCGGGCGCCATGGCAGCCGCGGCGGTGGTGGACATCTTCGGTGGCTCCGCACGCCAAGCGTGTGATGCAGCCGCGATCTCGCTTCAGAACACGATGGGGATGGTATGCGACTTGGTGCAGGGCATCGTGGAGATACCCTGCCACACACGCAATGCCGTCGCTGCATCCAGCGCCTTCGTCTGCGCGGATCTCGTGATGGCAGGCTACCAGAACCCGGTGTCTCTCGACGAAACGGTGGATGCCGTCTACGCGGTCGGGAAGATGCTGCCGCCGGAGCTACGCTGCACATCGAAGGGAGGGCTGGCCGTCACACCCTCCGCAAAAAACCTGCGACGGTTGCGTGTGCTGTGA
- a CDS encoding MarR family transcriptional regulator, protein MSESSGKPATSQRLAEAQELFILEWGRMSSSWGINRTMAQIHALLYITGEQMTMDEIIERLRISRGNASMNLRELMAWGMVHRYKRPGDRKDVYFSESDVWHMFSRVVRERKRREVDPTVSALRDCLALVRDEPKSTASQTYETRVRNLLDVFALLDTLFRTVITDDDALRVAVEQGAALHGVTTPRSSD, encoded by the coding sequence ATGAGTGAAAGTTCAGGAAAACCGGCGACCTCGCAACGCCTTGCCGAAGCACAGGAGCTCTTCATCCTCGAATGGGGCCGGATGAGCTCCTCCTGGGGCATCAACCGCACGATGGCGCAGATCCACGCCCTGCTCTACATCACCGGCGAGCAGATGACAATGGACGAGATCATCGAACGCCTGCGCATCAGCCGCGGCAACGCCAGCATGAACCTGCGCGAGCTGATGGCGTGGGGCATGGTGCACCGCTACAAGCGCCCGGGCGACCGCAAAGACGTGTACTTCTCGGAGTCCGACGTGTGGCATATGTTCTCGCGCGTGGTTCGCGAGCGGAAGCGGCGTGAGGTGGATCCGACGGTGTCCGCGCTGCGAGATTGCCTCGCCCTAGTGCGTGACGAGCCGAAGAGCACCGCATCGCAAACCTACGAGACGCGCGTGCGAAACTTGCTGGACGTGTTCGCACTTCTGGACACGCTCTTCCGGACCGTGATCACGGACGATGACGCCCTTCGTGTCGCGGTGGAGCAGGGCGCTGCCCTGCACGGGGTGACCACACCACGTTCTTCGGACTAG
- the ndk gene encoding nucleoside-diphosphate kinase produces the protein MQRTLVLVKPDGVRRGLVAEVLGRFERRGFRMVGLKLVHPSRALVEQHYGEHREKPFFGELVSFLSGGPVVAACLEGPDAVATVRAMMGKTNPLESAPGTIRGDLATKLEENVVHGSSDLDAAEREVKLWFQPGELFV, from the coding sequence ATACAGCGGACCCTGGTGCTGGTGAAACCGGACGGAGTGCGGCGCGGCTTGGTGGCGGAGGTGCTCGGGCGCTTCGAGCGTCGCGGCTTCCGTATGGTCGGGCTCAAGCTCGTTCATCCCTCGCGTGCGTTGGTCGAGCAGCACTACGGCGAGCATCGGGAGAAGCCATTCTTCGGAGAGTTGGTCTCGTTCCTGAGTGGGGGCCCCGTGGTGGCTGCGTGCCTCGAGGGGCCGGATGCGGTGGCCACGGTCCGGGCGATGATGGGTAAGACCAATCCGCTGGAGAGTGCCCCCGGAACGATTCGAGGGGACCTGGCGACGAAGCTGGAGGAGAACGTGGTTCACGGCTCCTCGGACCTGGATGCAGCAGAGCGCGAGGTCAAGCTCTGGTTCCAACCGGGGGAGTTGTTCGTATAA